A portion of the Melanotaenia boesemani isolate fMelBoe1 chromosome 2, fMelBoe1.pri, whole genome shotgun sequence genome contains these proteins:
- the epor gene encoding erythropoietin receptor: MTCDHLSRLLVLLILTTGSASIVQGARGFDKKASMLLKEERKDPKCFAESKKDLTCFWEEDEERAGSVDQYSFTYTYQNENNSTCPLRAVPAAGGKRLFVCHLNQTKMFALMDIQVHREGILIHNRSFLIELVFLLDPPANVRVNTTGQQGQLNVSWVPPPLKYMVDSMIYEVIYAPADSHVERVEVAQASSELILRGLRPSTKYRVQVRVKLDGITYDGYWSAWSDPVFMETLPAELDPLIVSLTLIISFIIFLLFVIILLSHQRYLIKKIWPAIPTADSKFQGLFTIYGGDFKEWLGQTSGGLWLTPAFIYSEEYPSPLEVLSELSLCPALTSPPLPPKTSKALTAIRGEDEDMRKGVAEGEALDRGDPVLTDVCSGLPHNHWLMDRLRAFQQHPIPCSKSSLLESQDTYVTLSGNNYSDDQMDDTLEEASPLEVFFASKKTALCESHSDLGSVQQSSGSGRLSSQSSFEYPNLASTSKDSGYTYMAVADSGVSMNYSPMSRVDDIGKVVIYANEYKNEIPAHRRPFLARQFSVHDDHY, from the exons ATGACATGTGATCACCTCAGCCGACTGTTGGTACTTCTAATCCTCACCACGGGGTCAGCTTCCATCGTTCAGGGCGCACGAGGTTTCGATAAGAAGG CCTCCATGCTTCTGAAAGAGGAACGAAAAGACCCCAAGTGCTTCGCTGAAAGCAAGAAGGACTTAACGTGCTTCtgggaggaagatgaggagaggGCTGGTTCTGTGGACCAATATTCTTTCACATACACCTACCA aaatgaaaacaacagcACGTGCCCACTGAGAGCCGTCCCTGCAGCAGGCGGGAAAAGGCTGTTCGTCTGCCATCTGAACCAAACGAAGATGTTCGCCCTGATGGATATCCAGGTTCATCGGGAGGGAATCCTCATCCACAATCGCAGTTTTCTCATTGAGCTTGTCT TTCTTCTGGACCCTCCTGCGAATGTGAGGGTGAACACCACGGGTCAGCAAGGCCAGCTGAATGTTAGCTGGGTGCCACCACCTCTCAAGTACATGGTTGACAGTATGATATATGAGGTTATCTACGCTCCAGCAGACAGCCACGTTGAGCGA GTGGAGGTGGCGCAGGCAAGCTCCGAATTGATTCTGAGAGGTCTTCGGCCCAGTACAAAGTACAGGGTGCAAGTCCGTGTTAAGCTGGATGGGATCACCTATGATGGCTATTGGAGTGCCTGGAGTGACCCAGTGTTCATGGAAACTTTACCTGCAG AACTTGACCCACTCATCGTGTCCCTGACTCTCATCATCTCTTTCATCATCTTTCTGTTGTTTGTAATCATACTTCTGTCCCACCAAAG GTACCTTATAAAGAAGATTTGGCCGGCCATTCCAACTGCTGACAGCAAATTCCAAGGTCTTTTTACTATTTATGGTGGAGACTTCAAG GAGTGGTTAGGACAGACCAGTGGAGGCTTGTGGTTGACTCCAGCTTTCATCTACTCTGAAGAATACCCTTCTCCCTTGGAAGTTCTTTCAGAACTCAGCCTTTGTCCCGCTCTGACTTCCCCACCTCTTCCACCGAAGACCTCTAAAGCCTTGACTGCTATCAGAGGTGAGGACGAGGATATGAGGAAAGGGGTGGCTGAGGGAGAGGCCTTGGACAGGGGTGATCCAGTTCTGACAGATGTGTGTAGTGGCTTACCACACAACCACTGGCTGATGGATCGATTACGGGCGTTCCAACAGCATCCCATTCCCTGCTCCAAGTCTTCCCTGCTTGAATCTCAGGATACCTACGTAACCCTTAGTGGTAACAACTACAGTGATGATCAAATGGATGATACTCTCGAGGAGGCCTCACCCCTTGAGGTCTTCTTTGCCTCTAAAAAGACAGCATTATGTGAGTCTCATTCTGATCTGGGATCCGTGCAGCAAAGTTCTGGGTCTGGTCGTCTTTCGTCCCAATCCAGCTTTGAGTATCCAAACCTTGCCAGTACATCAAAAGACTCTGGGTATACCTACATGGCAGTGGCTGACTCTGGGGTCTCTATGAATTACAGCCCAATGAGCAGAGTCGATGACATTGGAAAAGTGGTTATCTATGCCAACGAATACAAAAATGAGATCCCTGCTCATAGAAGACCCTTCCTGGCAAGGCAGTTCTCTGTCCATGATGATCACTACTGA